The genomic DNA gcgagtgggaggggcagcctTAGGCCACGCCCCTGACACCGCAGGCTCCGCCCACCTGAAGGGGAAGTTCCGAAGACGCTGTTCAGGGCGGTGACGTCCGGAGGAGCGGGTGGGTGTGTCCTGGATCCCCGAGGGgggttccccccaggcaagagcAGCCCAGCTCCGGGACCCCAGGCGCCcgggaagggaaggggcagagGGGCCACCGccaggcaggctctgcagcagGGGCAGGACCTGGGTCCCCCCCAGAGCCCCCCACCCTCCCAGGGActgatggggggaggaggggccagTGCCAGGCAGCCCTCTGGGAGTCCAGGTCCTCTCCCTGTCCGGGGGCTGCAGTGCAGGGTCTGCCTGGTGctgtcccctcctcccctccccctgtcaGCCCCTGGGTGATGAGTGGGGGGCTCTGCCTCCACTGTCGGCCAAGGCTGGCTCCTGCAGGGCAGACCTGGGCACCCTGCAAGTGGTCACCCAGTTTTTTGCGGGCACCTTTAAACAggccccccctttccccagcactTGCTCTTGCTGCCTCTTTTCTCCTGCCCCTCCTGTGGATCAGCTTCCCTGGGTGACCTGGAGTGCTGAAAGAGGGAGGCACAGCCCACAGAAGCACATCCTTCAGGTGCAGCCAAGACGACCCCAGAGCATGGTGCTGGTTGCACTTGGCCACCTGGCAAGACTGGGAGAGCAGCCCTTGTCCTGTCTTTCCTTATCTAACAGGCATCTGTAATTACAGGTTTGTTCCCGTCTCTTTCCCCCAAAGTTTGGGTGCAGAGCAGCTGGCAATGGATAAATTCCTAGTCCGAGGCACTTGCAAGTCTCCAGCAGGACAGGAGGGGAGAGCCTCCCCTGAGCCAAAAGCAGAGGATACAGCAAGCTGTGCTGAGGAAGGCAGCAGCGGGGAAGAGAAGCGGCCCAGGCTGGAGGCATCTCACCAAGAGGATCTCGGCTTAAAATGTGCTCCTTGGAAGCAAATCCGGGCCGAGGGCCTGAGCTGTGACTACATCATCCTGTTTGGCCGATCGGAGGCGGATAGAATCTTCCAGGAGTTAGAAAAAGAGGTGGAGTATTCCGAAGGTGAGGCAGCATCTGGGGTCTGCCCCACTGTCATCCACAAAGCTGGCCAAAGTGCTTGGCTTCAGTGTCCTTCTGCAGTGCTAGTCTGTGCAATGCTTGTGCCTGACTCTGCCCATCACCTGAAGAGGTTGTCTTACACATATCATCACTTGTGGAAGCACAATGGGCAGCAACATGtgggagggccttctctgttgcgGCTCCTGCCTTGTGAAACTCCCTACCACTGTGTTCAAATTGAATTTAAGTCTTCAAACGACCTAACAAAACAATAGAATTAGTTGCACCCAGTTGTGGAAATTGTTCCATTTTTCTCTTCAAAGTAGGGGCCAAACTCCACATCTTTGGCAAGTGGCACAACATTCCAAGGAAACAAGTGACCTACGGGGACGCTGGGCTGACCTACACTTACTCGGGCACCACCTTTACTCCCAAGCCTTGGATTCCCGTGCTGGATCGCATCAGAGACCGGATCCAGCTGGCCACCGGTCACACCTTCAATTTTGTTCTGATTAACAGGTAACATTGAGGGATTGGGGGCCACGTGAAGCGTATGTAagtttgcctgcctgcttgcctctccAAGAGTCAATGTTATTTGCAAAGTTTTATATCTACCTATCTACCTATCTACCTAtctacctatctatctatctatctatctatcgtatTGTggacttggagtattgtgtccaattctggtcgaacagacaaaagaaaatatttctttactcagcatgtggttggtctgtggaactccttaccacaggatgtggtgatggtgtctagcctggacgcctttaaaaggggactggacaagtttctagaggaaaaatccattacagggtacaagccatgatgtgtatgtgcaacctcctgattttagaaatgggttatgtcagaatgccagatgcaagggagggcaccaggatgaggtctcttgttatctggtgtgctccctggggcatttggtgggccactgtgagatacaggaagctggactagatgggcctatgacctgatcctgATCTATCTATTTatagattagatagatagatgctaCCCCTTGATGGCTTTCTGGAAGTGCAACTTGCCTTTAGTCAGTGGGGAGATGCTGGCAATGACTTGGGCTTCTGCCTGTCCTCTGGGCCCAGTTCATGATGCTTTCTTTCATCCACAGAGCCCTAACTAGTGTGGGAATTCCTTAAAATGTCTAGGGGCTCTCTCTGACCCCACACTCACCAAAGCCCCACGGTCTTTCTGACCTCATTATCAGCAGCATAGTGGCTATTACATTTTGTACCAAGGCAGCCAGCTTCACATGGTAGAGAGCCTGGTCACCCTTCCCCTCCACTAAGCAGCTCAAGCATCCCACCTCTGGGTTGAATTGCAGCCTGTTAAAACAGGTGACCTGTTAAAACAGAGAGCCTGTTAACAGCCTGTTAAGACAGATTGTCAGGGCCTTCCTCCCAAGTACTTGTGCTTAGTACTGTCATCTAGCAGTAGATTCCAAAGCAcagttacttagaagtaagttttaatgATTGGCATGAGACATGCACtggagcagcctgcttggagccTTGATTAAATTTTGACATAAATTCCTACATATAGGTTTGCTGAAGTACAGAGCCCATTTGGCCCTGTAAAGTTACATAATGCTTAAGCATCTATCTCCCACAGATATGCAAGGCTCCTTCGCTGTAAGTACCATATTACTGTCAAAATAGACTGGTAACAGATCTCCCCTGGGCTTCTGCAGGTATAAAGATGGGCACGACCACATGGGCGAGCACAGAGATGACGAGAGAGAGCTGGTCCCTCGCAGCCCCATTGCGTCGACCTCCTTCGGAGCCTGCAGAGATTTTGTCTTCCGGCACGGTGCTTCCCGGGGCAAGGGCGCCTCGTGCCACCTCAGCCCCATCAGGCTGCAGCTGGAGCACGGCAGCCTCCTGATGATGAACTACCCCACCAACCGTTACTGGTACCACAGTGTGCCCAGCCGCAAGAAGGTCTTGGCCCCGAGAATCAACTTGACGTTTCGGAAGGTGATGGTCCTCTAGTGGGACTGCAAAGGAAGACACACTAGGCTGGCTCTTTGCCTGGTAGACATCGCCCGACCTCCAGCCCGCATGGAGTCTGAAAGTGTCTCCTCAGTAGCGTTCACCAAAGGCACACAAGTGGGACCCTGGTTCTGTGATGCTGGGGGCCACTTCTGCTGGTGCTCCTGCAAAGCAAGGCCTATGTCTCTTCCTTACAAGCCTCAGGGGGCTCTGCTTGTTTTGTCAACTACACACCCTGTGCCTGCTGGGATTGGGGGGAGAGCTGCCTTCCTTGGAGGTGCACCTGCACAAAAGGAAGGAGGATTCATTTTGCTTGGTTGTACCTAGTTCTCCACCATTATGCTCATAGCAAATTATGGGAAGGCATTTCAAAAGCTTCCCCCCACAGAATCGACACCCTTTATGGGGCAGCCCAGGTTCCAGCCATCCCCCTTCCTTGACCAGTTCAGCTTAATGAATCATATCAGCCTGGTACTGCCTCCCTTTCTGCAATAATCCTCTAGTTCCGGAACCTACCTTTTCCACTCTGGCC from Tiliqua scincoides isolate rTilSci1 chromosome 14, rTilSci1.hap2, whole genome shotgun sequence includes the following:
- the ALKBH2 gene encoding DNA oxidative demethylase ALKBH2 isoform X2; the encoded protein is MDKFLVRGTCKSPAGQEGRASPEPKAEDTASCAEEGSSGEEKRPRLEASHQEDLGLKCAPWKQIRAEGLSCDYIILFGRSEADRIFQELEKEVEYSEGAKLHIFGKWHNIPRKQVTYGDAGLTYTYSGTTFTPKPWIPVLDRIRDRIQLATGHTFNFVLINRYKDGHDHMGEHRDDERELVPRSPIASTSFGACRDFVFRHGASRGKGASCHLSPIRLQLEHGSLLMMNYPTNRYWYHSVPSRKKVLAPRINLTFRKVMVL
- the ALKBH2 gene encoding DNA oxidative demethylase ALKBH2 isoform X1, with protein sequence MDKFLVRGTCKSPAGQEGRASPEPKAEDTASCAEEGSSGEEKRPRLEASHQEDLGLKCAPWKQIRAEGLSCDYIILFGRSEADRIFQELEKEVEYSEVGAKLHIFGKWHNIPRKQVTYGDAGLTYTYSGTTFTPKPWIPVLDRIRDRIQLATGHTFNFVLINRYKDGHDHMGEHRDDERELVPRSPIASTSFGACRDFVFRHGASRGKGASCHLSPIRLQLEHGSLLMMNYPTNRYWYHSVPSRKKVLAPRINLTFRKVMVL